Part of the Cottoperca gobio chromosome 1, fCotGob3.1, whole genome shotgun sequence genome, ggttcatcctctcaGACTGTCCGTTTGACTGGGGATGGTACCCAGATGTAAGGCTAACCTTGGCTCCCAAAAGTTCACAAAAATCTTTCCAAAAACGAGAGACAAATTGAGGACCCCGATTGGAAACCACATCCCTCGGGAAACCATGGATCCGgaacacctgagagagaagtaCTTTCGCCGATGGAAGTTTGGgcaatgcaatgaaatgtgccattttaCTGAACCTGTCAACCACGGTTAGGATAGTGGATTGTCCCTCTGAAATGGGTAGTCCAGTGATGAAATCCATAGAAATCTCTGCCCAAAGACGATGTGGCACTTGAAGGGGTCGTAGAAGACCCGATGGCGGTTGACGTGAGGACTTGTTGCGTGCACACACCGGACAGGCAGCCACGTACTCCCTGACCGCCCTCTCCATGGACGGCCACCAGAACCGCTGCCGAATGACGAACAGGGTCCTCCGAACCCCGGGATGACAGGAAACGAGGGATGTATGGGCTCAATGAATCACCTGTGGGCACAACTGCTCTTACATAAACAGACGATTATCGGGACCCCCCTCAGGAATCTGAATGTCTATATTGACCTTTCTTACCTTCTCCTCGATTCCCCAGGTTACCGCTCCCACAACACGAGAAGGCGGCAACACGAATGAAGGGAGTCTGGGGGTCGGGTTGGGATCAAAAAGGCGGGATAGTGCGTCCGCCTTAATGTTCTTAGACCCCGGCCGATAGGTTAGTGTGAACTTGAAGCGGGTGAAAAACAAAGCCCATCGGGCTTGCCGGGAATTCAGTCTCTTCGCCGACTGAATGTACTGCAAGTTCTTGTGGTCCGTAAGAATCAGGaatggctgctctgctgcttccagccaGTGTCGCCACTCCTCGAGCGCCACCTTAATGGCAAGTAACTCCCTGTTGCCAACATCGTAATTTCTTTCTGCTGTGACAGCTTCTTGGACAAAAATGCACATGGGTGCAATTAATTGTCCGAAACAGATTGTTGGGACAGAACTGCTCCCACCCCCACATCTGAcgcgtccacctccaccacaaactgtctCTGGGGGTCTGGCAAGGTCAGGATGGGAGCGGAAACAAAGCTTGTCTTCAGTTGTTGAAATGCCTTCTCAGCCCCCTCATTCCAACAGAACTTGACAGAAAGCGAGGTCAAGGCGTGTAGAGGTGCTGCGACAGTGCTGTAATTCCTAATGAATCTTCGATAAAAGTTTGAAAACCCCAGGGACCTTTGCACCAGCTTCCGACTGGTGGGGGTAGGCCACTGAGTGACCACACTGACCTTCGCCTCATCCATTCGAATGCTATCCTCAGCGAAGATAAATCCCAGAAACGAAACAGTCTTGAcatggaactcacatttctccgcCTTGACAAACAGCAGGTTGTCGAGAAGGCATCGTAACACTTGACCGACGTGCTGTATGTGGGTCTCCTCATCTGGTGAAAAAATGAGGATGTCATCCAGATACACGAACACAAATCGATTAAGCATATCCCGGAGAACGTCATTAACCAGGGCCTGGAACACCGCTGCAGCGTtggtcagtccaaaaggcattaCAAGGTATTCGTAGTGTCCACTGGGAGTATTGAATGCggtcttccactcatccccctccCTTATCCTCACCAAATGATACGCGTTGCGTAGGTCCAGTTTGGTGAATATCTTGGCCCCTTGTAACAGCGCAAATGCCGAAGAAATAAGTGGAAGGGGATACCGATTCTTCAGTGATTTTGTTCAAACCTCGATAGTCAATACAGGGTCGTAAGgacttgtccttcttctccacgAAAAAGAATCCCGCACCAGCGGGTGAAGACGAAGGACAAATAATCCCAGCTTTCAAGGCTCCCTCGATGTACTCCCTCATAGTCTCTCTCTGGCGCAGACAGGGAATACAAATGACCCTTCGGAGGTGCAGTGCCCGGAAGTAGGTCAACCGGGCAGTCATACTCTCGGTGAGGTGGCAGAGCCGTGGCCCGGGTCTTACTGAAGACCTCTTTAAACCCCAAGTAGCACGCCGGAACCTTGGCCAAATCCTGAAAGTCCCTCTCCAGACTTCCACTGGGTCTTTTGTCCAAAGTAGTCATTCCCAGACCTCATTCCTTGCAGCCTGGAAAACACGTGGTTGAACACCTCTGGTGCCATCCCAATACCTCTCCTCCGGCCCAGTCCATGTGAGGGTTGTGCTGGACTAGGCACGGATACCCCAGAATTATCGGGTGTGTGGGAGCTTCAAAACACATGGAACTCAATCTGTTCTGAATGTCCATTAGCCATGACCAGTTGCACAGGTTGATGGAAAGGTAAACTCGACACAGTACTCTGTCGTCCAGAGCCTTGGCTTCCAACACCTCGGGTAATGAGTGCAACTTAAAACCCAACCTCTTAGCCATTTCCTCATCCATAAAACTCTCGTCTGCTCCGGAATCGATCAGCACGGGATGAATCATGGTCTCTGACGACGAGATGAGCGCGGCAGATGTCAGCGCTCGagagggtcttcctccagaaaCTGCTCGGCTCACCAGTGCCCTCTTCACTGGTGAGCCTTGGCTTTTACTGGACATCtattaacaaaatgtccaaactcaGCGCAATAGATGCAGCgaccctctctcatccggtgCCGTCTCTCCGCTTGAGACAGTCTGGTGCGGCCCAACTGCATCTCCTCGTCTGGTGAGGTTACTGTCGCCGAATAAGGTGGTCTCTGAATCCGAGAATACCCCGGACCTTGGGCGAAAGTGTGACTGGAACCACCCCGTCCCTCGTATCTGTGAGCTGCGACCGTCGATAGTCCTCGTTCCCGGAATCGGTTGTCGATTCGGATGCACTGGGCAATAAGAGAGTCCAGACCTGTGGGCAATTCCAATGGTGCTAGCTCATCCTTGATACGATCCGAGAGTCCACTCCTGAATGCGTCGAACAACGCCTGCTTATTCCATCCACTGTCGGCCGCCAATGTCCTGAATTCCACAGCATAGTCCGAAGTCAGCCGGTTCCCCTGTCGAATACTGGTGAGTGCACGGGCTGCCTCTCGACCCGGAGCCGTGTGGTCGAAGATCTTCCTTAGAGTCTCTGTGAAGGCTCCTAAGGATTGACAAATTGGTGCCTCCCTGGCCCATTCTGCCGTAGCCCAAGCCTCTGCCCGTCCTGACGCTCAGTTGGAAAAGAAGCAGcttgtaattcaaaatgtaaataacattggGTTAAGAACGCTCTGCAATTCTCCAAATCTCCAGAGAAGCATTGGGGTCTGGAGAGACGAATCATTGGCTGGGGAGTAGCCGTGGTGACGGGAGGGATGACCACCGCACCTTGACCGGTAGCGGCCTGGCCCCGCGGCGTAGCCATCGCAGAACATAATGACTGGACGCATGTCCCCAGCTGTTTGAGGAGCTTgcaagtaaacacaacattccacagaaacattttttcaaattagaagctttattggagcaaaccaaaaacaattattatctaTACCTCCATACTCACCACTAGagaatataatattaacaaaaGAACAGGAGGCTTCACTCACAGCTGCTaacatttgaatataataataataataataataataataataataataataataatattttgtatttgtggaTGCTGGTAAAACAGCTGAAACCTAAAGAAGTCCTCTGATGTCTGATTGTGTCGCAGTTTAATTGACATATATTGTGCATTAAGCACAAGCAACACTCTGTTTTCTGTTGCTGTAAAACAGTTAAATATGACTATTTGTTTGTCAACAGATTTCTGAAACATTTctagaaatacaaatattaatgcCTATTTATGTCCTTTCTATAGGGTGTTAGAAACAGCAGACCCTGCTGgcaacagaaatgaaaaaggtATTTAATTATCATCTTCTTTGTAAAGATATTTTTAATTGTATCCAACATTGTGTTGAATGGACTAAACACGGCCCCCACCTGCAGCAGACTCATCTGCCCGCCGGCTATAAGATATTTCCGTGGAATCTACATTTTGAGTTCTTTATATTGTCATTATTTAATATCTGTTTTGTGACAGTGCTGCATGTTAAAACCACTCGGCTAATAAACCTGATCTGTGTGCAGATGGCCGGCCTGTGCTGGATGGCTCTGGCCTTCTTCCTGTCTGCTGGAGACAGTTTGGCTGCTGTGGACCAGAGCTGGCTCGCAAGTGTCATAGAAGGCATCAAGAATGAGTAAgtccactactactactactactactacttattactacttactactactactactacttattacttactacttactactactacttattacttattacttattactacttactacttactacttactacttactactactactactactactactactactactactacttactaattctacttattacttactactactactacgactactactactactactacctgtGACTCTTAAACAACAGATTTCTTCATACGTTAATGATAAAATTAGTGAAAAACGGCAATTTTAGAAAGAAACCTTTGTTTTttggaaatacataaaatacacattgaTTATACAGAATATTAATTTCAATATCCATTTTCTTGCATGTCGTTTTCTGCACAACTTGATTCAGTCAGATAATTCAgtggttttctttttctaaattcaCATAAGTTATCTACATACCATAGGACCTTTAAAAAGTATATACTTTTTATTAACCAGTATAAccagtttttatttatatatatatatatatatatatatatatatatatatatatatatatatatatatatatattcacttctCATTAAGTGTATTGGCATTAACTatattcctgtttacattcagtttattctTTATGCATTTACATTACATCTATCTaccacaaatatttattatttcattttatattttaacactAGCACTATTTTATGTATTGGATTGGATTgctcattaaatgttttcttttggcaGGTATGCACTCGGTGACACCTTCAGTCTGGCTGTGAACGTCCCACAGAACCAAGACATAAATGATCTTCAGCAAGTCTTTCAGGATGATCCAGCAGACAAAGTGAAACAAACGGTTTCACAGGGTCAAGTGTACCGGGGCACACGGGTGGTGGCAGCAGCACAATCACAGGCAGTGTCACGTGTTCTAGAAAACATACAACCCTTCGTTAAAAGCAGTCAGGGCAATTTCCTCATCATCTACTCTGAAAAATCCCCATGTGGCCCGACGTGTACAACAAATGCAAATGATGACAGTACCTCTGGCGAGATAAACGACATCATTCAGAACTGGAGTGGTTATGCGTTTGTGTTTTCTAGAGTAGTCAAagttcctgctgcagacacGTCTCAACTGTCTGAATCCTTTAAACGACTTGGGATTTCTAAACTTGGGCTTGATAACATATTCCGTTGTTATAAACCTAGAGATGATCCTTTTcagtgcagcagctgctcctcAGGTGGAGATGTTACACCTTCATGTGTTGCAAACGATGCCCAGTCAAATCAAGAACAGGGCGTAAGTGAGTCAACAGGCACAGAAATAGGCATAGGTGGAGGAACAGGCACAGGCATAGGTGAACGGTGTGTAAGACGTGGTGTTAGAAGACATTGCAAGCGTAGAGGCGGCCGTCGGCATGGAAGAGGTTGGATTAGAAGACATTGCAGACATAAGGGAGATTGCAAGCGTAGAGGCGGCCGTCGGCATGGAAGAGGTTGGATTAGAAGACATTGCAGACATAAGGGAGGCTGCAAGCGTAGAGGCGGCCGTCGGCATGGACGAGGTTGGATTAGAAGACATTGCAGACATAAGGGAGATTGCAAGCGTAGAGGCGGCCGTCGGCATGGAAGAGGTTGGATTAGAAGACATTGCAGACATAAGGGAGGCTGCAAGCGTAGAGGCGGCCGTCGGCATGGACGAGGTTGGATTAGAAGACATTGCAGACATAAGGGAGATTGCAAGCGTAGAGGCGGCCGTCGGCATGGAAGAGGTTGGATTAGAAGACATTGCAGACATAAGGGAGATTGCAAGCGTAGAGGCGGCGGTCGGCGTGGAAGAGGTGGGTTAGGAGACAATGCAAACGAACCGGAGGATGTAAGCGTAGAGGAGGCGGTCGGCGTGGAAGAGGTGGGGTTAGGAGACAATGCAATCTTACCGGAGGCTGTAAGAATAGAGACGGCAGACGGCGTGGAAGAGGTGGGGTTAGGAGACATTGCAAACGAATCGGAGGCTGTAAGCGTAGAGGAGGGGGTCGGCGTGGAAGAGGTGGGGTTAGGAGACAATACAAACGAATCGGAGGCTGTAAGCGTAGAGGAGGCGGTCGGCGTAGAAGATGTAGCAGGGTAAGGAAAGTGTGGAAGCAaagaagaggaggcagaggttGAAGAAGGGGTAACCCTCGAGGGGGGCGCAGAGGCAATGGTAAAATAAGGGGCAATTTTAGAAGACGCAGCAACCGTAGAGCAGGAGGTAGAAGCAGGAACAGGCGTAGAAGCAGGCGTGGGTGGGGACTGCAATAATACAAGGATAATAACTTTGTAAGGACTGAGCAGCACCCCAATGAAGCTTACTGAGACAAAACAGTGCCTTATGCTTAATAAAAATGCACGCATTTCTTTCCCTTCGTACAGATTTAATGACTCCCTTCTCGcccatttgacatttttaataaaacaccTGAGTTTTGGCTCTGATACGGAAAGGATCCATTCTTGTTCACATCCAATGTTTTTGTTACCTGATGCTGcgttcacacattcacactcaacGGCTTATTTCAATTTTTGTATCCAAATTGAACTGATGTTCTTGACTTACATTATTACACTGAGGCAAAAAAGAAGGGTTCATGTAAATTCACCTCAGTATCTTTTGTGATTATATAATTGTACTCTGTACTTCTGTAAAGCCTTGCTGTAACAAAACTTCTGATGTTTGTGTTCTTTCAGATTAAAGCTTAGCTCAGCATCTattctggtctgtctgtgtgtcaatcATTTGGGAACTCCTGCATTCCAGTACTATGccctaaatataaatgtaagcGTAGAGCCCTGTAATTAGTTGACTGTTAAATAGAGACTAATCATATAATTTTGTTGTTGATGCAAACTGTATTTACAAGTCAGGAATAATTACTGTAACTCCCATACCACGATATTCCATATGTACGATGTTGCATGCTAACAGCCGATTGTTAACAAAGCCCCAGGAACAGCAACAGGCTTTGACGCTCACGATGCATATTCTCACAATGCAGAAATAAATGTCTCTGATTTCACATTATCTTTGAATATTTGGAGATAAATTGGCCAGATGTTgtgccggaggttccccacacCTGCCTGAGGGCATGTGGCACGCTACTGTCCACAAACTtgatacaaaacacacaatccCCAAAGACAGCCTACACAAACAAATCATCATCATTTGATGCCGGAAGAAAACCACATGTCACAACCCGGCTCGAGGCTGACCTGAGTaactaaaaataatgtttattttacataactAATGACACATTAGTGTAAAgataaacaacatttaacaaaactAAAGCCCGGAGAGAGTCGGTCCAGGTGAGGCCTGCTCAGAGATATTTGTCATAAATTTCCTAAACCAAATAGCAAGATATCTCATCTTTGTACGTCTTCTTAATTCttgaaaaacaagtttaaatAAGGTCAAGGTCAATGGGTTTGGCCATGTTTAAGTTCTCCTCTATAAAAACACCTCTTCCTCTTACTGTATTCACAGAAGCAGCACATTTACACCCAACtctaagaaaacagaaaaactggACAGCATCTACAGACATATTTTCCAACAAAGAAGGTAACAGATTTTCACTTGGCTGTATTTAGTCATTCTAATGAGAATCCTATTGTCCCAAAATGCATTTAACAAAAGAACAGGAGGCTTCACTCACAGCTGCTAACAtttgaattataataataataataataataataataataataataataatattttgtatttgtggaTGCTGGTAAAACAGCTGAAACCTAAAGAAGTCCTCTGATGTCTGATTGTGTCGCAGTTTAATTGACATATATTGTGCATTAAGCACAAGCAACACTCTGTTTTCTGTTGCTGTAAAACAGTTAAATATGACTATTTGTTTGTCAACAGATTTCTGAAACATTTctagaaatacaaatattaatgcCTATTTATGTCCTTTCTATAGGGTGTTAGAAACAGCAGACCCTGCTGgcaacagaaatgaaaaaggtATTTAATTATCATCTTCTTTGTAAAGATATTTTTAATTGTATCCAACATTGTGTTGAATGGACTAAACACGGCCCCCACCTGCAGCAGACTCATCTGCCCTCCGGCTATAAGATATTTCCGTGGAATCTACATTTTGAGTTCTTTATATTGTCATTATTTAATATCTGTTTTGTGACAGTGCTGCATGTTAAAACCACTCGGCTAATAAACCTGATCTGTGTGCAGATGGCCGGCCTGTGCTGGATGGCTCTGGCCTTCTTCCTGTCTGCTGGAGACAGTTTGGCTGCTGTGGACCAGAGCTGGCTCGCAAGTGTCATAGAAGGCATCAAGAATGAGTAAgtccactactactactactactacttattactacttactactacttactactactaattacttactacttactactactacttattacttattactacttactacttactactacttattactactactactactactacttattacttactactactactactactacttactaattctacttattacttactactactactacgactactactactactactacctgtGACTCTTAAACAACAGATTTCTTCATACGTTAATGATAAAATTAGTGAAAAACGGCAATTTTAGAAAGAAACCTTTGTTTTttggaaatacataaaatacacattgaTTATACAGAATATTAATTTCAATATCCATTTTCTTGCATGTCGTTTTCTGCACAACTTGATTCAGTCAGATAATTCAgtggttttctttttctaaattcaCATAAGTTATCTACATACCATAGGACCTTTAAAAAGTATATACTTTTTATTAACCAGTATAAccagtttttatttatatatatatatatatatatatatatatatatatatatatatatatatatatatatatatatatatattcacttctCATTAAGTGTATTGGCATTAACTatattcctgtttacattcagtttattctTTATGCATTTACATTACATCTATCTaccacaaatatttattatttcattttatattttaacactAGCACTATTTTATGTATTGGATTGGATTgctcattaaatgttttcttttggcaGGTATGCACTCGGTGACACCTTCAGTCTGGCTGTGAACGTCCCACAGAACCAAGACATAAATGATCTTCAGCAAGTCTTTCAGGATGATCCAGCAGACAAAGTGAAACAAACGGTTTCACAGGGTCAAGTGTACCGGGGCACACGGGTGGTGGCAGCAGCACAATCACAGGCAGTGTCACGTGTTCTAGAAAACATACAACCCTTCGTTAAAAGCAGTCAGGGCAATTTCCTCATCATCTACTCTGAAAAATCCCCATGTGGCCCGACGTGTACAACAAATGCAAATGATAACAGTACCTCTGGCGAGATAAACGACATCATTCAGAACTGGAGTGGTTATGCGTTTGTGTTTTCTAGAGTAGTCAAagttcctgctgcagacacGTCTCAACTGTCTGAATCCTTTAAACGACTTGGGATTTCTAAACTTGGGCTTGATAACATATTCCGTTGTTATAAACCTAGAGATGATCCTTTTcagtgcagcagctgctcctcAGGTGGAGATGTTACACCTTCATGTGTTGCAAACGATGCCCAGTCAAATCAAGAACAGGGCGTAAGTGAGTCAACAGGCACAGAAATAGGCATAGGTGGAGGAACAGGCACAGGCATAGGTGAACGGTGTGTAAGACGTGGTGTTAGAAGACATTGCAAGCGTAGAGGCGGCCGTCGGCATGGAAGAGGTTGGATTAGAAGACATTGCAGACATAAGGGAGGCTGCAAGCGTAGAGGCGGCAGTCGGCATGGAAGAGGTTGGATTAGAAGACATTGCAGACATAAGGGAGGCTGCAAGCGTAGAGGCGGCCGTCGGCATGGAAGAGGTTGGATTAGAAGACATTGCAGACATAAGGGAGGCTGCAAGCGTAGAGGCGGCCGTCGGCATGGACGAGGTTGGATTAGAAGACATTGCAGACATAAGGGAGATTGCAAGCGTAGAGGCGGCCGTCGGCATGGAAGAGGTTGGATTAGAAGACATTGCAGACATAAGGGAGGCTGCAAGCGTAGAGGCGGCAGTCGGCATGGAAGAGGTTGGATTAGAAGACATTGCAGACATAAGGGAGGCTGCAAGCGTAGAGGCGGCCGTCGGCATGGAAGAGGTTGGATTAGAAGACATTGCAGACATAAGGGAGGCTGCAAGCGTAGAGGCGGCCGTCGGCATGGACGAGGTTGGATTAGAAGACATTGCAGACATAAGGGAGATTGCAAGCGTAGAGGCGGCCGTCGGCATGGAAGAGGTTGGATTAGAAGACATTGCAGACATAAGGGAGGCTGCAAGCGTAGAGGCGGCCGTCGGCATGGACGAGGTTGGATTAGAAGACATTGCAGACATAAGGGAGATTGCAAGCGTAGAGGCGGCGGTCGGCGTGGAAGAGGTGGGTTAGGAGACAATGCAAACGAACCGGAGGATGTAAGCGTAGAGGAGGCGGTCGGCGTGGAAGAGGTGGGGTTAGGAGACAATGCAATCTTACCGGAGGCTGTAAGAATAGAGACGGCAGACGGCGTGGAAGAGGTGGGGTTAGGAGACATTGCAAACGAATCGGAGGCTGTAAGCGTAGAGGAGGGGGTCGGCGTGGAAGAGGTGGGGTTAGGAGACAATACAAACGAATCGGAGGCTGTAAGCGTAGAGGAGGCGGTCGGCGTAGAAGATGTAGCAGGGTAAGGAAAGTGTGGAAGCAaagaagaggaggcagaggttGAAGAAGGGGTAACCCTCGAGGGGGGCGCAGAGGCAATGGTAAAATAAGGGGCAATTTTAGAAGACGCAGCAACCGTAGAGCAGGAGGTAGAAGCAGGAACAGGCGTAGAAGCAGGCGTGGGTGGGGACTGCAATAATACAAGGATAATAACTTTGTAAGGACTGAGCAGCACCCCAATGAAGCTTACTGAGACAAAACAGTGCCTTATGCTTAATAAAAATGCACGCATTTCTTTCCCTTCGTACAGATTTAATGACTCCCTTCTCGcccatttgacatttttaataaaacaccTGAGTTTTGGCTCTGATACGGAAAGGATCCATTCTTGTTCACATCCAATGTTTTTGTTACCTGATGCTGcgttcacacattcacactcaacGGCTTATTTCAATTTTTGTATCCAAATTGAACTGATGTTCTTGACTTACATTATTACACTGAGGCAAAAAAGAAGGGTTCATGTAAATTCACCTCAGTATCTTTTGTGATTATATAATTGTACTCTGTACTTCTGTAAAGCCTTGCTGTAACAAAACTTCTGATGTTTGTGTTCTTTCAGATTAAAGCTTAGCTCAGCATCTattctggtctgtctgtgtgtcaatcATTTGGGAACTCCTGCATTCCAGTACTATGccctaaatataaatgtaagcGTAGAGCCCTGTAATTAGTTGACTGTTAAATAGAGACTAATCATATAATTTTGTTGTTGATGCAAACTGTATTTACAAGTCAGGAATAATTACTGTAACTCCCATACCACGATATTCCATATGTACGATGTTGCATGCTAACAGCCGATTGTTAACAAAGCCCCAGGAACAGCAACAGGCTTTGACGCTCACGATGCATATTCTCACAATGCAGAAATAAATGTCTCTGATTTCACATTATCTTTGAATATTTGGAGATAAATTGGCCAGATGTTgtgccggaggttccccacacCTGCCTGAGGGCATGTGGCACGCTACTGTCCACAAACTtgatacaaaacacacaatccCCAAAGACAGCCTACACAAACAAATCATCATCATTTGATGCCGGAAGAAAACCACATGTCACAACCCGGCTCGAGGCTGACCTGAGTaactaaaaataatgtttattttacataactAATGACACATTAGTGTAAAgataaacaacatttaacaaaactAAAGCCCGGAGAGAGTCGGTCCAGGTGAGGCCTGCTCAGAGATATTTGTCATAAATTTCCTAAATCAAATAGCAAGATATCTCATCTTTGTACACAACATGGCATGGTGCGCCACAGGCCTGGAATCATTGCGATCAGTGACATGGGACCGCGTCAGGTAGACCACCAGCAGCAACGGCAATATGGACATGTTGGAGGAAATGGCAGTGGACGGCATCCCCGACTCAAAGATCGAGATGCTAATGGCCATTCGCCACTTTCACCACTACCGCGAAAACATTACATCGACAGACGGAGTAATCCTATACAATGACAGAGTAGTCATACCACCCTCACTCCACGGCGAGGTACTGAGCGCCCTACATGCTGCCCACCAGGGTATATCGATGATGACCGCCCGCGCAGAATCCTCTGTGTTCTGGCCAGGTATGTCGGCCGATATCAGCACCACTCGGAGAAACTGCAAACACTGCCACCGGATGGCACCATCCCAGCCTGGAGCTCAACCTACCCCACCTGTCCCGGTCGTTTACCCCTTTCAGGCAGTGTGCTCAGACTTCTTCGTACACAGGGGTGTACATTACCTCGTGACGGTAGACCGATACTCGAACTGGCCGATCATCTCGACGTCGACAGGTGGCGCCACTGGCCTTATAAACCACTTACGCCGCGTCTGCGTGACGTATGGGACGCCAGAAGAGCTCGCATCGGACGGGACCAGAGTTCATTTCCACCGAGACCAGGTCGTTCCTCCACAGATGGGGCGTTCACCACCGCCTATCATCGGTGGCTTTCCCCCACAGCAACTGTTGAAACGACTCATCACTGACAACACCGGCCCGAAGGGAGAACTTGACACTGACGCTGTGCAGAGAGCGATATTACAATATCGTAACACGCCAGACCCTGACACAAAGATCTCCCCGGCCATGTGTGTTTTCGGCCGCCCGGTACGCGATTTCATCCCGATCTACCCCGGGAAGTACAGCCCGCACGAGACTTGCCGTGAGACCCTGAAAGCAAGAGTGGAGGCCCTTCGCAAACGTCACATTTGCATGTCTGACACCTGGGCAGAGCACACTAAACGTCTTCTGCCACTCGCGGTAGGGGACTTAGTCCGCGTACAGAACCAGGCAGGACCCTAAGAGCACCACCCCCACCGGAGCCCGCCGTGAGACCGCCAGCACCAGCGATGGGTCAACGCCGATCCACCAGGGCGACCAGCGTGCCTACCTGGCACAAGGACTATTCCATGGGCTAGTCATACAATGAGTTCGATAGACGTTCGTTCATATTCATTGAACTTCAAGTTTTTCAGCCTTAACCCGTTGGCTTAATAAA contains:
- the LOC115006961 gene encoding uncharacterized protein LOC115006961, with translation MAGLCWMALAFFLSAGDSLAAVDQSWLASVIEGIKNEYALGDTFSLAVNVPQNQDINDLQQVFQDDPADKVKQTVSQGQVYRGTRVVAAAQSQAVSRVLENIQPFVKSSQGNFLIIYSEKSPCGPTCTTNANDDSTSGEINDIIQNWSGYAFVFSRVVKVPAADTSQLSESFKRLGISKLGLDNIFRCYKPRDDPFQCSSCSSGGDVTPSCVANDAQSNQEQGVSESTGTEIGIEDIASVEAAVGMEEVGLEDIADIREIASVEAAVGMEEVGLEDIADIREAASVEAAVGMDEVGLEDIADIREIASVEAAVGMEEVGLEDIADIREAASVEAAVGMDEVGLEDIADIREIASVEAAVGMEEVGLEDIADIREIASVEAAVGVEEVG